The Sulfurimonas sp. genome includes the window TAGCGATTCCAGCTTATATATTTTACAATTATTTTATCGGTGAATTAGATAAAACAGAGCAGATATTAATACAAAAAATAGCAGGAATTTATGAAGCGTCGTGAACCCTTAGGGTTAGATATGACCCCTATGGTTGATATTATATTTATTTTATTGATTTTTTTCCTAGTGAGTTCTGTTTTTAAAAAAGAGGAACTCGCTCTTATGCTTGAACTTCCTAACGCGGGAGCAAGTAAAGAAGTACAAGAGAAAAAAACTCTTAGTATTGAATTATCAAAAGACTCACTTGCAGTTAATGGAGATAAAGTAAGTTATGAAGAGATAATGTTTAAGGTACTGCCTTTAGCGAAAGATGGAAAGATGATAATGTTTTATATTGATAAAGATGTCCCATATTCTCGAGTAGTTCGTATTTTAGACTTGTTAAAAACACATTCTTTAAATAAGTTGGCATTGATAACAAAACAAGAGTAACAGTAAAATTTAATTTATAAGGAGAAGAAGACTAAGGTAAATAGTTTTATAAAAAAGGAATATTTTTTTATATTTATTAAATGATAATGCTTATTGTTATCATACACATAAAGGAAAATAGTGAAAAATAAAATATATTTGAGTTTATTGGTAAGTGTTATGTTAATAAATTCTATAAATGCATCTGATGATTTAACAGATGTTATTGTAACAGCAAAAACACAAAGAACAGCTTTAGATACAGCAGGAAGTTTTTCTGTGATTACAGCAGAAGATATTAAAAAGACAGGAGCATCATCGGTACAAGAAATATTAGAAGGTGTTGTTGGTTTAAATATGGGTATGAACGATGCCTCAATAAATGGCAGGCAAAATATTAGTATTCGTGGTACTGATTCTAAAGATACGCTTATCTTAGTAGATGGAGAGAGGATTTCTGGAAGTGATGCGCAGATTGGTCATAGTGATTTTCAGTATAACTGGATACCAATTAATGCCATTTCCAAGATTGAAGTGATTCGTGGACCAATGAGTGCTATTTATGGTTCAAGTGCTATTGGCGGGGTTATTAATATAATAACTAAAAAACCAGTAGAAAAAATTCAAGGAGATATAGCAGTTGAAGGTGGAGATGCCTCAAGAGATGGAGGAAAAAATATAGATTTTTCAGTTTCTGCTGGTGGTAAAATCACAGATAGTTTTTCAATTATTGGATATGCAAGTTCTAAAATAGTAGAGCCTGAAGATGCAGATGATACTACAGAAGTGGAGGGTAAAAAAATTCAAAATTTGATGTTAAAAGCTTGGTATGATATAGATGCTACTCAGAAAATAACAGCGTTTGCAATTTTAGGAAATGAAAAGAGAAAGACAGATGTGCATGCAGAATTATATGAAATAAAGAAAGCTCACTATTCACTTGGTTATCAAAAAGATTTTAATGATATTAGCTTAAATGTAAAATATTACAATAATACATCAGATACTCATACAGATCAGTTTGAATATACTCATAAAATGCGTGATGATACTCTAAATGCTGAACTGAATATTGCTTCATTTGATAATAATTTTATAGTTTTTGGCGGAGAGTATAGAAAAGAAAAGTATAGAAAAAAATATGATGATGCGGCAGATGACACAAGCAAAGGCTTTGAAGATTCAATAAATTACGCTTCTGTATATTTGCAAGATGAAATAGAAATAGGTAGTAGTACAATCCTTACCATAGGTGCTAGATATGACAAGCATGAGAGATTTGGTGGAGAACTATCACCAAAGGCAAACCTTGTTTATAAGCTGAGTGACAATGGCAGACTTAAGGCAGGATACGGACATGGATTTAGTGCGCCTACAGTTACACAGACTTCAGATAAGTATGGTGTTGCAATTCCAGTAAAATTTTATTCAGCAGGACCTCCATTTTATGGAATGCCTAAAATTTTTCACAGATTTCATGGTAATGACAATCTAAAACCTGAAAAATCTGATACATTTGAGATAGGATATGATTATGAAAAAGACCAGATGACATTTGTAGCAACTTATTTTCATACTGAATTAACAGATCTTATAGACACGCTTTATACAGGAGATACAATGGCTGGACCAATGACTTACAGAGAGTATCTTTACTCAAATGTAGGAAAAGCTAGAATAGATGGTTTGGAGTTAGAGTTTACTCAAAATAATATTTCTGAAATTGTTGATGTTAGCCTTAACTATACATACCTTAACACTGAAAATAAAGATACAAAAAAGGAGCTACATAACCGACCTGCTCATACAGCTAACTTAAAACTTTCAGTTGATCTTCCATGGGAGATTGGTAGTAATTTTAGAGTTAATTATGTAGGAAATCAAAAAGTTGCTGATGGCGATACTCTAGATGCGTATACTACTTTTGGTTTACAGTTTTCTAAAGAG containing:
- a CDS encoding TonB-dependent receptor plug domain-containing protein, with protein sequence MKNKIYLSLLVSVMLINSINASDDLTDVIVTAKTQRTALDTAGSFSVITAEDIKKTGASSVQEILEGVVGLNMGMNDASINGRQNISIRGTDSKDTLILVDGERISGSDAQIGHSDFQYNWIPINAISKIEVIRGPMSAIYGSSAIGGVINIITKKPVEKIQGDIAVEGGDASRDGGKNIDFSVSAGGKITDSFSIIGYASSKIVEPEDADDTTEVEGKKIQNLMLKAWYDIDATQKITAFAILGNEKRKTDVHAELYEIKKAHYSLGYQKDFNDISLNVKYYNNTSDTHTDQFEYTHKMRDDTLNAELNIASFDNNFIVFGGEYRKEKYRKKYDDAADDTSKGFEDSINYASVYLQDEIEIGSSTILTIGARYDKHERFGGELSPKANLVYKLSDNGRLKAGYGHGFSAPTVTQTSDKYGVAIPVKFYSAGPPFYGMPKIFHRFHGNDNLKPEKSDTFEIGYDYEKDQMTFVATYFHTELTDLIDTLYTGDTMAGPMTYREYLYSNVGKARIDGLELEFTQNNISEIVDVSLNYTYLNTENKDTKKELHNRPAHTANLKLSVDLPWEIGSNFRVNYVGNQKVADGDTLDAYTTFGLQFSKEFVQDLTLSTGAENLSDVKHIGDGDNRYYIRGRYMYARLNYSF
- a CDS encoding biopolymer transporter ExbD, which encodes MVDIIFILLIFFLVSSVFKKEELALMLELPNAGASKEVQEKKTLSIELSKDSLAVNGDKVSYEEIMFKVLPLAKDGKMIMFYIDKDVPYSRVVRILDLLKTHSLNKLALITKQE